In Sporichthya polymorpha DSM 43042, a genomic segment contains:
- a CDS encoding alpha/beta hydrolase, which translates to MRPLLSGLVAGVLTAGLLSAPIGTSAAFAGTTVPGAPADNPVDIVEVPISFAVKNTNRTTVPCASDGKDYTVRGVVIGPRETVAGGRAATLYLHAVTWTSEYFHLDIPGHNYARSLAALGHVSIAVDRLGYGTSDKPAGLATCFGSEADVAGQMVDALKSGDYEVAGRTAAPFEKVFLGGSSVGGMIANITAFSFHNIDGLINQGFGDFAASPYAAEEVFQATASCFQGGDSGALKDYVHFAKDSLDTFYFQTASAEVRKRVPAPAPDPCGQIESVTAGIGNDVLRLGEIDVPVLLVFGTRDAVFPPPAILQQELRYFGSPEVTRAGIPGASHFPILEEHVDLMLGASAQWLDNRVK; encoded by the coding sequence ATGCGTCCCCTCCTGTCCGGCCTCGTCGCCGGCGTCCTGACCGCCGGACTCCTCAGCGCGCCGATCGGGACCTCCGCCGCCTTCGCGGGGACCACCGTCCCCGGTGCTCCGGCCGACAACCCGGTCGACATCGTCGAGGTGCCGATCAGCTTCGCGGTGAAGAACACCAACCGCACCACGGTCCCGTGCGCGAGCGACGGCAAGGACTACACGGTCCGCGGCGTCGTCATCGGCCCGCGGGAGACGGTCGCGGGCGGCCGGGCCGCGACGCTGTACCTGCACGCGGTCACCTGGACCTCCGAGTACTTCCACCTCGACATCCCCGGCCACAACTACGCGCGCTCGCTCGCCGCACTCGGCCACGTCTCGATCGCGGTCGACCGCCTGGGCTACGGCACGAGCGACAAGCCGGCGGGCCTGGCCACGTGCTTCGGTTCCGAGGCGGACGTGGCGGGACAGATGGTGGACGCGCTCAAGTCCGGCGACTACGAGGTCGCCGGGCGCACCGCCGCGCCGTTCGAGAAGGTCTTCCTCGGCGGGTCATCGGTCGGCGGGATGATCGCCAACATCACGGCCTTCAGCTTCCACAACATCGACGGCCTCATCAATCAGGGCTTCGGCGACTTCGCGGCCAGCCCCTACGCCGCCGAGGAAGTCTTTCAGGCCACGGCGAGCTGCTTCCAGGGCGGCGACTCCGGCGCGCTCAAGGACTACGTCCACTTCGCGAAGGACTCCCTCGACACCTTCTACTTCCAGACGGCGTCGGCCGAGGTCCGCAAGCGCGTCCCGGCCCCGGCGCCGGACCCGTGCGGGCAGATCGAGTCCGTGACGGCCGGGATCGGCAACGACGTCCTGCGCCTGGGCGAGATCGACGTCCCGGTGCTGCTCGTCTTCGGCACCCGGGACGCCGTCTTCCCGCCGCCGGCGATCCTGCAGCAGGAGCTGCGCTACTTCGGGAGCCCGGAGGTGACGCGCGCGGGCATCCCCGGCGCGTCCCACTTCCCGATCCTGGAGGAGCACGTCGACCTGATGCTGGGCGCGAGCGCCCAGTGGCTGGACAACCGGGTCAAGTAG
- a CDS encoding phytoene desaturase family protein codes for MSSANRTVDVLVVGSGHNGLISAAYLAKAGLQVQVLEAFSTPGGMTSTTEVEDCPGYKVNDASIQPSLFRTTTIMKDLQLEEKYGLKMRVIDPVHLQLNYDHTSLGLWRDAQKTADELAYFSKKDAAALKDLYSIIHAAVDIGLPMMQTSPTRPDPKAILELAKQSLKHRSELLAVGRWMRATEIEVLDESFESDPIKACVLIGLPFMSYDSDFSGWSLIYLGIITKYGVAMFEGGTGQLPRALIDLITDHGGSVRCNAEVEQMVMRNGRCVGVRLRNGEEIYARRGVLTAFSPKRVLRDMLPPGTLPPHLANRVANIPTRSRGFADMKLDVLTKGQIRMDKIKAKRNDDLDPRLPANGYHNYEQVKAAQIACKRGEMPQHIPGLAQISTALPSNAHFAPPGCDVFWFWSGLTPNDPHMGWEAARKQAAETIISQSDHYYEGIEELQVYSRVRMLPDIEERFFAMDGSVYHTDPLITRFGPNKPAVGFAGYSTPIPGLFLTGSGTHPVAGISGMPGQNAAKTMLKVFRREDRKGRGAAVDEARFWESVESADAYTGSKPRTP; via the coding sequence ATGTCCTCTGCGAATCGCACCGTCGACGTCCTCGTGGTCGGATCCGGGCACAACGGCCTGATCTCCGCCGCCTATCTCGCCAAGGCCGGCCTGCAGGTGCAGGTCCTGGAGGCGTTTTCGACCCCGGGCGGAATGACCTCCACCACCGAGGTCGAGGACTGCCCCGGGTACAAGGTCAACGACGCCTCGATCCAGCCGTCGCTGTTCCGGACGACGACGATCATGAAGGACCTGCAGCTCGAGGAGAAGTACGGGCTGAAGATGCGGGTCATCGACCCGGTCCACCTGCAGCTGAACTACGACCACACCTCGCTCGGCCTGTGGCGGGACGCCCAGAAGACGGCCGACGAGCTCGCGTACTTCTCGAAGAAGGACGCCGCCGCGCTGAAGGACCTGTACTCGATCATCCACGCGGCCGTCGACATCGGCCTGCCGATGATGCAGACCTCGCCGACGCGGCCGGACCCGAAGGCGATCCTCGAGCTGGCCAAGCAGTCCCTCAAGCACCGGTCCGAGCTGCTCGCGGTCGGACGGTGGATGCGCGCGACGGAGATCGAGGTCCTCGACGAGTCCTTCGAGTCCGACCCGATCAAGGCGTGTGTGCTGATCGGTCTGCCGTTCATGTCCTACGACTCGGACTTCTCCGGCTGGTCGCTGATCTACCTCGGCATCATCACCAAGTACGGCGTCGCGATGTTCGAGGGCGGGACGGGACAGCTCCCGCGGGCCCTGATCGACCTGATCACCGACCACGGCGGCAGCGTCCGGTGCAACGCCGAGGTCGAGCAGATGGTCATGCGCAACGGTCGCTGCGTCGGTGTGCGCCTCAGGAACGGCGAGGAGATCTACGCCCGCCGCGGTGTCCTGACCGCGTTCAGCCCGAAGCGCGTGCTGCGCGACATGCTCCCGCCCGGCACCCTGCCCCCGCACCTGGCGAACCGCGTCGCGAACATCCCGACCCGGTCGCGCGGGTTCGCGGACATGAAGCTCGACGTGCTGACCAAGGGTCAGATCCGCATGGACAAGATCAAGGCCAAGCGGAACGACGACCTCGACCCCCGTCTGCCGGCCAACGGCTACCACAACTACGAGCAGGTGAAGGCGGCGCAGATCGCCTGCAAGCGCGGCGAGATGCCGCAGCACATCCCGGGCTTGGCCCAGATCTCCACGGCCCTGCCGTCGAACGCGCACTTCGCCCCGCCCGGGTGCGACGTCTTCTGGTTCTGGTCGGGTCTGACCCCCAACGACCCGCACATGGGCTGGGAGGCGGCGCGCAAGCAGGCCGCGGAGACGATCATCAGCCAGAGCGACCACTACTACGAGGGCATCGAGGAGCTGCAGGTCTACAGCCGGGTCCGCATGCTGCCCGACATCGAGGAGCGCTTCTTCGCGATGGACGGGTCGGTCTACCACACGGACCCCCTGATCACCCGGTTCGGCCCGAACAAGCCGGCCGTCGGCTTCGCCGGGTACTCGACGCCGATCCCGGGTCTGTTCCTCACCGGCTCCGGCACCCACCCGGTCGCGGGCATCAGCGGTATGCCCGGCCAGAACGCGGCCAAGACGATGCTCAAGGTCTTCCGGCGTGAGGACCGCAAGGGCCGCGGCGCGGCGGTCGACGAGGCGCGCTTCTGGGAGAGCGTCGAGAGCGCGGACGCCTACACGGGCTCGAAGCCGAGGACGCCGTAG
- a CDS encoding phosphotransferase, producing MNAKVQLAAKAATVGAHCLAERIRPPAVRTAADVPVSGRRVTAEWLTAVLCRDVPGAEVSSFTVTGGSRGTSERVGLRVVYNDAGRVAGLPTAVFTKATAGFAQRMLLGGADVISGERHFFMGLRQRVDIEAPQGYWAAVDPASWRSITVLEDIAVTKGATFLAPTTGFTKGEIVDLVQNLGRLHGPLWGAPAIATLKTPRQYSENTDAFLDFRKRAAVGMQRSRELMPPPLLGEADRLHDATIRSMQLSTDSPNGTARTLLHGDCHAGQTYRTAAGAMGLCDWQGLLQGNWAFDVAYLINTGCEPDARKAWLDDLLDAYLDALAGAGGPRIAASEALLTYRQHAFWPYTAWAFTIGRAVYQPKMQPVETCLTLMRRTAAAIHELDAFEAVGV from the coding sequence ATGAACGCCAAGGTCCAGTTGGCCGCGAAGGCGGCGACGGTCGGGGCGCACTGCCTCGCCGAGCGAATCCGCCCACCCGCGGTCCGCACGGCGGCGGACGTGCCGGTCTCCGGGCGGCGGGTGACGGCGGAGTGGCTCACGGCCGTGCTGTGCCGGGACGTCCCCGGCGCCGAGGTCTCCTCGTTCACGGTCACGGGCGGGAGCCGCGGCACCTCCGAGCGCGTCGGGTTGCGCGTCGTCTACAACGACGCCGGTCGGGTGGCGGGCCTGCCCACGGCGGTGTTCACCAAGGCGACCGCCGGGTTTGCGCAGCGGATGCTCCTCGGCGGCGCCGACGTGATCTCGGGCGAGCGACACTTCTTCATGGGCCTGCGCCAGCGCGTCGACATCGAGGCTCCGCAGGGGTACTGGGCCGCCGTCGACCCGGCGTCGTGGCGCTCCATCACCGTTCTCGAGGACATCGCGGTGACGAAGGGCGCGACGTTCCTCGCACCGACGACGGGCTTCACCAAGGGCGAGATCGTCGACCTGGTGCAGAATCTCGGGCGCCTGCACGGGCCGCTCTGGGGCGCCCCGGCGATCGCGACGCTGAAGACGCCGCGCCAGTACTCGGAGAACACCGACGCGTTCCTCGACTTCCGCAAGCGCGCCGCCGTCGGGATGCAGCGCTCGCGCGAGCTGATGCCGCCGCCGCTGCTCGGGGAGGCCGACCGTCTGCACGACGCGACGATCCGCTCGATGCAGTTGAGCACGGACTCTCCGAACGGCACCGCACGCACCTTGCTGCACGGTGACTGCCATGCCGGCCAGACCTACCGCACCGCCGCGGGCGCGATGGGGCTGTGCGACTGGCAGGGGCTCCTCCAGGGGAACTGGGCGTTCGACGTCGCGTACCTGATCAACACCGGCTGCGAGCCCGACGCCCGCAAGGCCTGGCTCGACGACCTGCTCGACGCGTACCTCGACGCGCTCGCCGGCGCGGGCGGGCCGCGCATTGCCGCGTCGGAGGCGTTGCTGACCTACCGTCAGCACGCCTTCTGGCCGTACACCGCGTGGGCGTTCACCATCGGGCGGGCGGTCTACCAGCCGAAGATGCAGCCCGTCGAGACCTGCTTGACACTGATGCGCCGCACCGCGGCCGCGATCCACGAACTCGACGCCTTCGAGGCGGTCGGCGTATGA
- a CDS encoding phosphotransferase family protein — MGVRDQLTLTGSVLRVGATVAAERARGRGPVTAPDAVPARVEDLTPEWLTAALCRDRPGARVVGVELGGGSEGTSSRRALTVSYNEAGTGLPTAVYTKSTPRFVSRVLVGVTGAAGAEALFYDRIRQHLDIGAPAGYAGAWDPRSCRSMVLAEDVSVTRGATFPDAAVHIDRRGAESMVREMARYHGALWEDPRLDREWTSLRDALTWQRKFNASTGMDAGAVFAFRFAREEIPDALHARRREVRPAFARSLEVNVRLPRTLLHQDVHPRNWFHLPDGALHLYDWQGIAKGNWALDVAYALSAALDVEDRRAWERDLIALYLDELAAAGGKSPSFEEGWLAYRQQMLHGLIFWTYTLLVGKVSELQPETYVRTLIRRTSQAVVDLETLNLLRT; from the coding sequence GTGGGGGTACGCGACCAGCTCACGCTGACCGGCTCCGTCCTGCGGGTGGGAGCGACCGTCGCGGCCGAGCGGGCACGGGGCCGTGGCCCCGTCACCGCGCCGGACGCGGTGCCCGCTCGCGTCGAGGACCTCACCCCGGAGTGGCTCACCGCGGCCCTGTGCCGGGACCGGCCGGGCGCGCGCGTCGTCGGCGTCGAGCTCGGCGGCGGGTCCGAGGGCACGAGCTCCCGGCGGGCGCTGACCGTGTCGTACAACGAGGCCGGGACCGGCCTGCCGACCGCGGTCTACACGAAGTCGACGCCCCGTTTCGTCTCGCGCGTGCTCGTCGGCGTCACCGGCGCGGCCGGCGCCGAGGCGCTGTTCTACGACCGCATCCGGCAGCACCTCGACATCGGTGCCCCCGCGGGCTACGCCGGTGCCTGGGACCCCCGCAGCTGCCGGTCGATGGTGCTCGCGGAGGACGTCAGCGTCACCCGCGGCGCGACGTTCCCGGACGCCGCCGTGCACATCGACCGCCGGGGCGCGGAAAGCATGGTGCGCGAGATGGCGCGCTACCACGGCGCTCTCTGGGAGGACCCGCGGCTGGACCGCGAGTGGACGTCGCTCCGCGACGCCCTGACGTGGCAACGGAAGTTCAACGCCTCCACCGGCATGGACGCGGGTGCGGTGTTCGCGTTCCGGTTCGCCCGCGAGGAGATCCCGGACGCCCTGCACGCCCGGCGCCGTGAGGTCCGGCCCGCGTTCGCGCGGTCGCTGGAGGTCAACGTCCGGCTCCCGCGGACCCTGCTGCACCAGGACGTTCACCCCCGGAACTGGTTCCACCTGCCCGACGGTGCGCTGCACCTCTACGACTGGCAGGGCATCGCGAAGGGCAACTGGGCGCTCGACGTCGCCTACGCGCTCAGCGCCGCGCTCGACGTGGAAGACCGGCGGGCCTGGGAACGCGATCTGATCGCGCTCTATCTCGACGAGCTCGCCGCTGCCGGCGGTAAGTCGCCGTCGTTCGAGGAGGGCTGGCTCGCGTACCGGCAGCAGATGCTCCACGGCCTGATCTTCTGGACCTACACCCTGCTCGTCGGCAAGGTGTCCGAGCTCCAGCCCGAGACCTACGTCCGCACCTTGATCCGGCGCACGTCTCAGGCGGTCGTCGACCTGGAGACGCTGAACCTGCTGCGGACCTGA
- a CDS encoding TetR/AcrR family transcriptional regulator — MPPSTRTAHSARAQAREQVLAAARACFLRDGVKATTMERVAREAGVSRQLVYKLFLGRRELVEAAVSARTREIADEIATEHAIEGPISDVAELFTTVSVAVIERLRWDSELAVLLAPGGPLTLHEALWSEELTERGERFWLPMLERARAEGLLRADLSTRDLSDWLRTVYTSMILRPDLHPDSEREIIQRFVLTSLAMVLRPN; from the coding sequence GTGCCACCGTCAACCCGTACCGCGCACTCCGCGCGGGCCCAGGCGCGCGAGCAGGTCCTCGCCGCGGCCCGCGCGTGTTTTCTGCGTGACGGCGTGAAGGCGACGACGATGGAGCGCGTCGCCCGCGAGGCCGGCGTCAGTCGCCAGCTGGTCTACAAGCTCTTCCTCGGCCGCCGGGAACTCGTGGAGGCCGCGGTCTCCGCCCGCACTCGCGAGATCGCGGACGAGATCGCGACCGAGCATGCGATCGAGGGCCCGATCTCCGACGTCGCCGAGCTGTTCACCACCGTCTCGGTCGCGGTGATCGAGCGACTGCGGTGGGACTCCGAGCTCGCCGTCCTCCTCGCCCCCGGTGGCCCGCTCACGTTGCACGAGGCCCTGTGGAGCGAGGAGCTCACCGAACGCGGCGAGCGGTTCTGGTTGCCGATGCTCGAACGGGCACGCGCCGAGGGTCTGCTGCGCGCGGATCTCTCGACCCGCGACCTGTCCGACTGGCTGCGCACGGTCTACACGTCGATGATTCTCCGCCCCGACCTGCATCCGGACTCCGAACGCGAGATCATCCAGCGCTTCGTGCTGACCTCGCTCGCGATGGTTCTGCGTCCGAACTGA
- a CDS encoding tyrosine-protein phosphatase yields MTVLPPELFNYRDLGGHSVPGGKLRTGLLFRSNAVVGLPNDIAVRLGLRTALDLREPGEKLAEPPTAGPAQVHEVELIQADPAAPHNLRPFTHWLAENRGHLLAEAVRVLAHEPMPTVLFCSSGKDRTGVLAALVQSALGVAEDAVIEDYARTEKLMPPDYLALALERSRRAGLPADQSLDDFGSPPDLLLAVLDGIRERHGDAAQYLVDHGLDRSDLDRLRERLVEI; encoded by the coding sequence GTGACCGTGCTTCCTCCTGAGCTCTTCAACTACCGCGACCTCGGTGGCCACTCCGTGCCCGGGGGAAAACTGCGGACGGGACTGCTGTTCCGGTCCAACGCCGTCGTCGGGCTGCCGAACGACATTGCCGTGCGCCTCGGGTTGCGTACGGCGCTCGACCTGCGGGAGCCGGGGGAGAAGTTGGCCGAGCCGCCGACCGCCGGTCCGGCGCAGGTGCACGAGGTCGAGCTGATTCAGGCGGACCCGGCCGCCCCGCACAACTTGCGCCCGTTCACTCACTGGCTGGCCGAGAATCGCGGCCACCTGCTGGCGGAGGCGGTCCGCGTCCTCGCCCATGAGCCGATGCCGACCGTTCTCTTCTGCTCGTCAGGCAAGGACCGCACCGGGGTGCTGGCCGCCCTGGTGCAGTCGGCCCTCGGCGTGGCCGAGGACGCGGTGATCGAGGACTACGCCCGGACCGAGAAGCTGATGCCGCCGGACTACCTCGCGCTCGCGCTCGAGCGGTCGCGGCGAGCCGGCCTGCCGGCAGACCAGTCGCTCGACGACTTCGGCTCTCCGCCCGACCTGCTGCTCGCCGTCCTCGACGGCATCCGCGAACGGCACGGCGACGCCGCCCAGTACCTGGTCGACCACGGGCTGGATCGTTCCGATCTCGACCGGTTGCGCGAACGACTGGTGGAGATCTGA
- a CDS encoding LLM class flavin-dependent oxidoreductase — protein sequence MSGVRTGIGLWGSRYLGPRMGIPYAQALEATGQIDQVVVWDQLQSWWPDALWTPENSPMAAMLPDMDSVSDPFITIAFALSGLERTGFAVCTDAIRREPPELAQTMSTLATATPGKATLSLGAGEVRHVTPFGRKRSIGLKRLNEALQILRLLWDAKEPVNFEGEIWTLKDAWIGAGGQQNRPEVVAMGGGPKLIEMALKYADGMGTGAPFVYANPAKYGEAVTGWKQQLEALGRGADDFTFALHHITFILKDKDEFEQYVDNPLLKWYAATGGRINMADWAPEGIEPVMPLDWHYALHMKPNSTPYEQIQDVISRVTPEMVRKTFFHGTPADIAAEIKPFVKAGANLNLIADLAPLLMPVDPAQTIEASAEICRLVKE from the coding sequence ATGAGCGGCGTGCGCACGGGAATCGGCCTGTGGGGATCCCGGTACCTCGGCCCGAGGATGGGCATCCCCTACGCGCAGGCGTTGGAGGCGACCGGGCAGATCGACCAGGTCGTCGTCTGGGACCAGCTGCAGAGCTGGTGGCCCGACGCGCTGTGGACGCCGGAGAACTCGCCGATGGCGGCGATGCTGCCGGACATGGACTCGGTCTCCGACCCGTTCATCACGATCGCGTTCGCGCTCTCGGGCCTGGAGCGGACCGGCTTCGCCGTCTGCACCGACGCGATCCGCCGTGAACCGCCGGAGCTCGCGCAGACGATGTCGACGCTCGCGACGGCCACACCCGGCAAGGCGACGCTGTCGCTCGGTGCCGGCGAGGTCCGCCACGTCACGCCGTTCGGGCGCAAGCGGTCGATCGGTCTCAAGCGGCTCAACGAGGCGCTGCAGATCCTGCGACTGCTGTGGGACGCGAAGGAGCCCGTGAACTTCGAGGGCGAGATCTGGACGCTGAAGGACGCGTGGATCGGCGCCGGCGGCCAGCAGAACCGGCCCGAGGTCGTCGCGATGGGCGGCGGCCCGAAGCTGATCGAGATGGCGCTGAAGTACGCGGACGGCATGGGCACCGGTGCCCCGTTCGTCTACGCGAACCCGGCCAAGTACGGCGAGGCCGTGACGGGGTGGAAGCAGCAGCTGGAGGCCCTCGGCCGCGGCGCGGACGACTTCACCTTCGCCCTGCATCACATCACGTTCATCCTCAAGGACAAGGACGAGTTCGAGCAGTACGTCGACAACCCTCTGCTCAAGTGGTACGCGGCCACCGGTGGGCGTATCAACATGGCCGACTGGGCGCCGGAGGGCATCGAGCCCGTCATGCCGCTCGACTGGCACTACGCCCTGCACATGAAGCCGAACTCCACGCCGTACGAGCAGATCCAGGACGTCATCAGCCGGGTCACACCGGAGATGGTGCGGAAGACCTTCTTCCACGGCACCCCGGCCGACATCGCCGCGGAGATCAAGCCGTTCGTGAAGGCCGGGGCGAACCTCAACCTGATCGCCGACCTCGCCCCGTTGCTGATGCCGGTCGACCCGGCGCAGACGATCGAGGCCTCGGCCGAGATCTGCCGGCTCGTCAAGGAGTAG
- a CDS encoding DUF222 domain-containing protein: MLVELADRADVGCEPPWVDGGRPPAPGDPDYASYLDYCAYEARRDAFWSAHAAGPVLPVDAPIDLTAARSDAELVWEVADADRLENAAYGAKCRAVSNLALRKLRDPDADYDPEYLRRSVEAELGCLLKLSPAAVQNLCHVAMELTRRYPKTFAALERGEVNRVQVQAIVDEGADLDVAQASRLEDAVLPEARERGGRSFRDRVRREVKAIDADAVRKREKRAKEERCVYIRPEYDGMATLCLFMPEDEAKRIFRALKDKVHADRAVQKEQAAEAPLVIPRRR; the protein is encoded by the coding sequence GTGCTGGTCGAGTTGGCGGACCGGGCCGACGTGGGGTGCGAGCCCCCGTGGGTCGATGGTGGCCGCCCGCCCGCGCCCGGGGATCCGGACTACGCCTCCTACCTGGACTACTGCGCGTACGAGGCGCGGCGGGATGCGTTCTGGTCCGCTCACGCCGCGGGCCCGGTCCTGCCGGTGGATGCGCCGATCGATCTGACCGCGGCCCGTTCCGACGCCGAACTGGTCTGGGAGGTCGCGGACGCCGACCGGTTGGAGAACGCCGCGTACGGGGCGAAGTGCCGGGCGGTGTCGAACCTGGCGCTGCGCAAGCTGCGCGACCCGGACGCCGATTACGACCCGGAGTATCTGCGCCGTTCGGTCGAGGCCGAACTCGGGTGCCTGCTCAAGCTCTCCCCGGCGGCGGTGCAGAACCTGTGCCACGTGGCGATGGAGTTGACCCGCCGCTACCCCAAGACCTTCGCCGCGTTGGAGCGTGGGGAGGTCAACCGGGTGCAGGTGCAGGCCATCGTGGACGAGGGCGCGGACCTCGACGTCGCCCAGGCGTCCCGGCTTGAGGACGCGGTGCTGCCCGAGGCCAGGGAACGAGGGGGGCGTTCGTTCCGGGACCGGGTCCGCCGCGAGGTCAAGGCCATCGACGCCGACGCGGTCCGCAAGCGGGAGAAGCGTGCGAAGGAAGAGCGCTGCGTCTACATCCGGCCGGAGTACGACGGCATGGCCACTCTGTGCCTGTTCATGCCCGAGGACGAAGCCAAGCGCATCTTCCGCGCGCTGAAGGACAAGGTCCACGCGGATCGGGCGGTGCAGAAGGAACAGGCCGCCGAAGCGCCGCTGGTGATCCCCCGCAGAAGATGA
- a CDS encoding TetR family transcriptional regulator → MSVERAAAERTKRPYGRSRRDLAEAAIREIERRGFAATTVEDIAAAAGYSPRTFFRQFSSKEDVVFFDLPDILSRLEALLDAPPKSAWRAVSAILMDNCERWESEGQELAQHRTALIHREPALYVRFLEVCQEWEEVIARIFAAERRQDPATDLPSRVLAGSVVAACRVALRVWVAEPTVSLAGHMRAGLDVIEPRRRR, encoded by the coding sequence GTGTCAGTCGAGCGCGCCGCGGCCGAGCGGACGAAGCGGCCCTACGGCCGGTCGCGCCGCGATCTCGCCGAGGCCGCGATCCGAGAGATCGAGCGCCGCGGCTTCGCAGCGACGACCGTGGAGGACATCGCCGCCGCGGCGGGTTACTCCCCGCGCACGTTTTTCCGGCAGTTCTCCTCGAAGGAGGACGTGGTCTTCTTCGACCTCCCGGACATCCTCAGCCGCCTCGAGGCGCTGCTCGACGCCCCGCCGAAGAGCGCCTGGCGCGCGGTGTCCGCGATCCTCATGGACAACTGCGAGCGCTGGGAGTCCGAGGGCCAGGAACTCGCTCAGCACCGCACCGCCCTGATTCACCGCGAGCCGGCGCTCTACGTCCGGTTCCTCGAGGTGTGCCAGGAGTGGGAGGAGGTGATCGCGCGGATCTTCGCCGCCGAGCGGCGTCAGGATCCCGCGACCGATCTCCCCTCCCGCGTGCTCGCCGGCTCCGTCGTCGCGGCCTGCCGCGTCGCGCTGCGGGTCTGGGTGGCGGAGCCAACGGTCTCGCTCGCCGGACACATGCGCGCCGGCCTCGACGTGATCGAACCGCGGCGCCGCCGCTGA